A genomic region of Pradoshia eiseniae contains the following coding sequences:
- a CDS encoding enoyl-CoA hydratase-related protein: protein MYKTITYRTENAVAWIGLNRPDKLNAFTRQMNEEIEQAIKHAEENDAIRAIVITGEGRAFCAGQDLTEVSDQTNLGDVLRDNYGPMIKEIASCEKPIIGAINGVAAGAGFSLALACDFRLVSEKASFLNAFVNIGLIPDCGNLYYLTRMIGQAKAIELSLLGEKVSAQEAERLGLATRVIAMDEWEEQVSAFAEKVASKPTKAIGLIKQSIEASYHLPFDQYLKVEAEGQRIAGLTKDYAEGVTAYLEKRKPQFVGQ from the coding sequence ATGTATAAGACCATTACATATCGGACGGAAAATGCGGTTGCTTGGATTGGATTGAATCGTCCCGATAAATTGAATGCATTCACTAGGCAGATGAATGAGGAGATCGAACAAGCAATCAAGCATGCGGAAGAGAATGATGCCATTCGGGCTATTGTGATTACCGGGGAAGGGCGCGCGTTCTGTGCCGGACAAGATCTGACAGAAGTGAGTGACCAAACCAATTTGGGTGATGTGCTGCGCGACAATTATGGTCCGATGATCAAGGAAATCGCAAGCTGTGAAAAGCCTATCATCGGGGCCATCAACGGTGTGGCAGCAGGAGCGGGATTCAGCTTGGCCTTGGCCTGTGATTTCCGGCTTGTATCTGAGAAGGCGAGCTTCTTGAATGCATTCGTGAATATCGGCTTAATCCCGGATTGCGGCAATCTTTATTACCTGACAAGGATGATTGGCCAGGCGAAGGCGATTGAGCTTTCCTTACTAGGCGAGAAGGTATCAGCGCAAGAGGCTGAGCGTCTAGGACTGGCAACCAGGGTGATTGCAATGGATGAGTGGGAAGAGCAAGTCAGCGCTTTCGCCGAAAAGGTTGCAAGCAAACCAACAAAAGCTATTGGGCTGATTAAGCAGTCCATAGAGGCATCCTATCATCTGCCATTCGACCAGTATTTGAAGGTTGAAGCAGAAGGCCAGCGTATAGCCGGCTTAACGAAGGATTATGCTGAAGGGGTTACCGCCTATCTGGAAAAGAGAAAGCCCCAATTTGTCGGGCAATAA
- the paaX gene encoding phenylacetic acid degradation operon negative regulatory protein PaaX, which translates to MPDNTQSMIFTIYGDYIRHYGNKIWVGSLIQLLDAFGHNEQAVRVAMSRMYKNGWVQSERAGNKSYYFLTEQGIKRIDEAGKRIFRVKPHSWDGKWRMLFYSIPEDKRHLRDELRKELIWSGFGSFTNSVWISPNDLEEEVQLIIRKYEIEVYVDFFISEYLGPHSFESIVRRSWSLELTDEKYRNFIKNYSEKYIIHQNLLQKGQMSDAECFVARTYLVHEYRKSLFVDPGLPKELLPEVWSGSPAAMLFKQYYELLAEPASRFFEHIFEKDNELRNKDKQYDAYAHPYIND; encoded by the coding sequence ATGCCGGACAATACACAATCAATGATATTTACAATTTATGGGGATTATATCCGTCATTACGGAAATAAAATTTGGGTAGGCAGCCTGATTCAGCTCCTCGATGCCTTTGGTCATAATGAGCAGGCGGTGAGAGTGGCCATGTCCCGGATGTACAAAAATGGCTGGGTCCAATCCGAGAGGGCAGGGAATAAAAGCTATTATTTCTTAACCGAACAAGGCATCAAACGAATTGATGAGGCAGGGAAACGGATATTCAGGGTGAAACCGCACTCCTGGGATGGGAAATGGCGCATGCTCTTTTATTCCATTCCAGAGGATAAACGGCATTTGCGGGATGAGCTAAGGAAAGAATTGATATGGAGCGGCTTTGGCAGCTTCACGAACAGCGTATGGATCAGCCCGAACGATTTGGAGGAAGAAGTGCAGCTGATTATCAGAAAATACGAGATTGAGGTATACGTGGACTTCTTTATCTCGGAATATTTAGGTCCGCATTCTTTCGAATCCATCGTAAGGCGGAGCTGGTCACTGGAATTGACCGATGAGAAATATAGGAACTTCATCAAAAACTACAGCGAAAAATACATCATCCACCAAAACTTGCTCCAAAAGGGACAAATGAGTGATGCGGAATGCTTCGTTGCCCGGACCTATTTGGTTCATGAATACCGGAAATCCCTATTCGTTGACCCAGGACTGCCGAAGGAATTACTCCCTGAAGTCTGGTCCGGAAGCCCGGCAGCCATGCTCTTCAAGCAATACTATGAATTACTGGCTGAGCCTGCGAGCCGCTTTTTTGAGCACATCTTTGAAAAGGATAATGAGCTGAGAAATAAGGATAAACAGTATGATGCCTATGCGCATCCATATATAAATGATTGA
- a CDS encoding EthD family reductase, producing the protein MIKLIALYKQPKDKEAFDEHYFNVHGPITEKIPGLQRMEVTKIVGTPMGKESEFYILCEMYYENQEALQNGMRSAEGKASGKDLMGFAGDLVTLMIGEEV; encoded by the coding sequence ATGATCAAATTAATCGCTCTATACAAACAGCCTAAGGATAAAGAGGCTTTTGACGAACACTATTTCAATGTGCACGGACCAATCACGGAAAAAATCCCTGGATTGCAAAGAATGGAAGTGACAAAGATTGTCGGCACACCGATGGGCAAGGAATCTGAGTTTTATATTCTTTGTGAAATGTATTATGAGAATCAAGAAGCCCTTCAAAACGGGATGCGCTCGGCAGAAGGAAAGGCTTCAGGCAAAGATTTGATGGGATTTGCGGGTGACTTGGTCACACTAATGATTGGTGAGGAAGTGTAA
- a CDS encoding enoyl-CoA hydratase/isomerase family protein produces MESLSFIETSMEDKIGFITLNRPKQYNALNRQMIHEIVTAAEAFDRDPNVRVILLSGNGQAFSAGADIDEMAEEGAVQMELRNQFADWDRLSLIKKPIIGAVKGYVLGGGFELALSCDLLIAGSDTRFSFPEVTLGVMPGAGGTQRLTKLVGKTKALEWILTAERIDAETALQYGIINRITEPENVLMEAREMAEKIAAQAPLAVRLIKESVHKAVDYSLYEGMQYERKNFYMLFASEDQKEGMQAFAEKRKPNFRGR; encoded by the coding sequence ATGGAATCTTTGTCATTCATTGAAACATCTATGGAGGACAAAATCGGATTCATTACCCTGAATCGGCCGAAGCAATATAACGCCTTGAATAGACAGATGATTCATGAAATTGTTACGGCCGCAGAGGCATTTGATCGGGACCCAAATGTGCGGGTTATTCTCTTGTCAGGCAATGGACAAGCCTTCTCAGCGGGGGCCGATATTGACGAAATGGCAGAGGAGGGCGCCGTCCAAATGGAACTGCGCAATCAATTTGCTGATTGGGACCGGCTAAGCCTTATTAAAAAGCCGATCATCGGTGCCGTGAAGGGCTATGTATTAGGAGGCGGGTTTGAGCTCGCCTTGAGCTGCGATTTATTAATTGCCGGTAGCGATACACGCTTCAGCTTTCCAGAGGTGACCCTAGGTGTCATGCCTGGTGCGGGGGGAACGCAGCGGCTCACAAAGCTCGTCGGTAAGACAAAGGCCCTTGAATGGATTTTGACAGCAGAGCGGATTGATGCCGAAACGGCCTTGCAATATGGGATTATCAACCGGATAACCGAGCCTGAAAATGTGCTTATGGAAGCGAGAGAAATGGCGGAGAAAATAGCTGCGCAAGCACCACTTGCCGTCCGTCTCATAAAGGAATCCGTTCATAAGGCAGTTGATTATTCCCTGTATGAAGGCATGCAATATGAGCGGAAGAATTTCTATATGCTCTTTGCCTCAGAGGACCAAAAGGAAGGCATGCAGGCATTCGCCGAGAAAAGAAAACCAAATTTCAGAGGCAGATAA
- the paaD gene encoding 1,2-phenylacetyl-CoA epoxidase subunit PaaD, producing the protein MTNRLLTSADIYKALEDVKDPEINTVSVVDLGMVEDVVIEGSHITVKMLPTFLGCPALPIIQKNVEAAVKTLAYAEEVKVEFLHSPSWTSDRISEKGKAGLKAFGISPPPKHMAEDGSWHVDCPYCGSTYVTLDNIFGPTACRSILYCRSCKNPFEAMKPMIKTM; encoded by the coding sequence ATGACAAATCGTTTACTGACATCAGCTGACATATATAAAGCCCTTGAAGACGTGAAGGACCCTGAAATCAATACGGTCAGTGTCGTTGATTTAGGGATGGTAGAGGATGTGGTGATAGAAGGCTCCCATATTACCGTGAAGATGCTTCCGACCTTCCTTGGCTGTCCAGCGCTACCAATCATTCAAAAGAATGTGGAGGCGGCTGTCAAGACGCTTGCCTATGCCGAAGAGGTGAAAGTGGAGTTCCTTCATTCGCCATCCTGGACATCTGACCGCATCTCGGAAAAAGGGAAAGCCGGATTAAAGGCATTTGGCATCTCCCCTCCCCCGAAGCATATGGCTGAAGATGGCTCCTGGCATGTGGATTGCCCATATTGCGGCTCGACTTACGTGACATTAGATAATATTTTTGGACCGACTGCCTGCAGAAGCATCCTATACTGCAGGTCCTGCAAGAATCCGTTTGAGGCCATGAAACCAATGATAAAAACAATGTAG
- a CDS encoding 3-hydroxyacyl-CoA dehydrogenase, translated as MISNIMVVGSGVMGRGIAYTGALGGFYVTVVDVNPGALDSARTEIEAIVEKGIRYGKISESAAGEMRERLSFSSAIEEAAASAELIIEAVPEKEAIKKAVFETIEKHAKADCYFATNTSTMSPTEIASYAKRPEKTIAMHFFNPVHKMPLVEIVRGLETDDETVSAVKSVAERMGKETVVINEFPGFVTSRISCLVGNEAFIMLQEGLGTPEEIDKAIKLGLNYPMGPFELVDLVGLDARLNNMNYLHSKLGEKYRPAPLLEQYVKAGRLGKKSGRGVYDYREQEKGDGEK; from the coding sequence ATGATCTCGAATATCATGGTCGTTGGTTCAGGTGTCATGGGAAGAGGAATCGCCTATACGGGTGCTTTAGGCGGATTCTATGTCACGGTCGTTGATGTGAATCCAGGGGCATTGGATAGTGCGCGCACAGAGATTGAAGCCATCGTAGAGAAGGGAATCCGTTACGGTAAGATCAGTGAATCAGCGGCAGGTGAAATGAGGGAGCGCCTATCTTTTTCCTCTGCAATCGAGGAGGCTGCTGCATCGGCAGAGCTGATTATTGAGGCGGTACCTGAAAAGGAAGCGATCAAGAAGGCTGTTTTTGAAACGATTGAGAAGCATGCGAAAGCGGATTGCTATTTTGCGACGAACACATCGACGATGAGTCCGACAGAAATCGCTTCATATGCGAAGCGCCCGGAGAAAACGATTGCGATGCATTTCTTCAACCCGGTTCATAAAATGCCGCTCGTTGAAATTGTCCGCGGTTTGGAGACGGATGATGAGACCGTCAGCGCAGTGAAGTCCGTTGCGGAGCGAATGGGGAAAGAAACGGTCGTCATTAATGAATTTCCTGGCTTTGTCACTAGCCGGATTAGCTGCCTCGTTGGGAATGAAGCATTTATTATGCTGCAGGAAGGGCTTGGGACACCAGAAGAAATTGATAAGGCGATTAAATTAGGGCTGAATTACCCGATGGGTCCTTTTGAGCTCGTTGATTTAGTCGGATTGGACGCCCGCCTCAATAATATGAATTATCTACATAGCAAGCTAGGTGAAAAATATAGACCTGCCCCGCTTCTTGAACAATATGTTAAAGCCGGCAGATTGGGCAAAAAATCAGGCAGGGGAGTCTATGATTATAGAGAACAGGAAAAAGGGGATGGAGAGAAATGA
- the paaB gene encoding 1,2-phenylacetyl-CoA epoxidase subunit PaaB, with protein MTNEQGSFYEEFDVFSRKTPTGPVQYQFNLLAPNEEIALMMAQENFMRREAVADIWVVKSKNIRKMTHEEKQTLTRLDNKDYRTTKGYGYLKKKWRHYEQEMLDEKEIMSWAGGVKKNVK; from the coding sequence ATGACGAACGAGCAAGGAAGTTTTTATGAGGAGTTTGATGTGTTCAGCCGCAAGACACCGACTGGACCGGTCCAATACCAGTTTAATCTGCTTGCGCCAAATGAAGAGATCGCGCTGATGATGGCCCAGGAAAATTTCATGCGCCGTGAAGCGGTGGCGGACATTTGGGTCGTGAAAAGCAAGAATATCCGTAAGATGACCCATGAGGAGAAGCAAACGCTCACCCGCCTGGATAATAAGGATTACCGGACCACAAAAGGATATGGCTATTTAAAGAAGAAATGGCGCCATTATGAGCAGGAAATGCTCGATGAGAAAGAGATTATGTCCTGGGCAGGAGGGGTGAAGAAGAATGTCAAATGA
- a CDS encoding aldehyde dehydrogenase family protein, translated as MSKMDMKRDYYHLIINGERTESSNGETIEAINPATGELIAKVAKGTKEDAEKAVLAAREAFDHGKWRKASVNKRSRVLNKIAAIMRSRFNELVELEVLNSGKTLSTAQGQVMQAIEDFEFYAGAIVGHGGSVNNIAGQFHNYTEKEPVGVCAQIIPWNYPMMMAAWKIAPAIAVGCSVIVKPASLTPLTAIILGEICLEAGVPNGVVNVLPGSGSDVGNYLVEHPLVDKVAFTGSTPIGRDIMGKASQTLKRVTLELGGKSPNIVFDDADIDAAVDGSLYGIFYNTGQSCEARSRLYVHEDIYEEFIEKFAEKTKKLQLGDPFDKGSHVGAVIDQKQLDVIDGYVKSAMEDGAEILTGGKAAIVDGFEDGFWYEPTIITNVNHDMKAVKEEIFGPVVVVMTFKDEKEAIKLANDTEFGLGSAIWTKDGARATRVGNQIQAGIVMVNCPFSAFPGTPFGGYKQSGFGRELCIETLDLYTETKSFVSYYGSRPLNPFGIQ; from the coding sequence ATGAGCAAAATGGACATGAAACGGGATTATTATCATTTAATCATTAATGGAGAGCGCACAGAAAGCTCTAACGGAGAAACCATCGAAGCAATTAATCCGGCAACAGGGGAGTTAATTGCAAAAGTCGCTAAAGGAACCAAAGAGGATGCAGAGAAAGCGGTGCTGGCAGCAAGGGAAGCATTCGATCATGGCAAATGGAGAAAGGCCTCTGTCAATAAACGCTCTCGTGTATTGAATAAGATTGCCGCAATCATGCGTTCACGATTTAATGAATTGGTCGAGCTTGAGGTGCTCAACAGCGGGAAGACACTTTCCACTGCCCAAGGGCAGGTTATGCAGGCTATCGAGGATTTTGAGTTTTACGCCGGCGCGATTGTTGGTCATGGCGGTTCCGTCAACAATATCGCTGGACAGTTTCATAATTATACTGAAAAGGAGCCCGTCGGGGTTTGTGCGCAAATCATTCCTTGGAATTACCCAATGATGATGGCTGCCTGGAAAATCGCTCCTGCGATTGCCGTGGGCTGCTCCGTCATTGTGAAGCCAGCTTCCTTAACGCCACTCACAGCGATTATTCTTGGTGAGATTTGTTTAGAGGCGGGTGTGCCGAATGGTGTCGTCAATGTTCTCCCTGGCTCTGGCTCTGATGTGGGCAATTATTTAGTGGAGCATCCATTGGTGGATAAGGTGGCCTTCACAGGGTCTACTCCAATCGGACGAGACATTATGGGCAAAGCCTCGCAAACATTGAAGCGGGTCACTCTGGAGCTTGGCGGTAAATCTCCTAATATCGTGTTTGACGATGCAGATATCGATGCGGCAGTGGATGGCTCATTATACGGTATCTTCTATAATACGGGGCAATCCTGTGAAGCAAGGTCAAGACTGTATGTTCATGAGGATATTTATGAGGAGTTTATCGAGAAATTCGCTGAAAAGACGAAAAAACTCCAATTGGGTGACCCGTTTGATAAAGGGAGCCATGTCGGTGCGGTTATTGATCAGAAACAGCTTGACGTTATCGATGGCTACGTGAAGTCTGCGATGGAGGATGGAGCGGAAATCCTCACAGGAGGCAAGGCGGCGATCGTTGATGGGTTTGAAGATGGTTTTTGGTATGAGCCAACCATCATTACGAATGTGAATCATGATATGAAGGCTGTCAAGGAAGAAATTTTCGGGCCGGTTGTCGTTGTCATGACCTTTAAGGATGAAAAGGAAGCCATTAAGCTTGCGAATGATACGGAATTCGGCTTAGGCTCAGCGATTTGGACGAAGGACGGAGCGCGTGCAACGCGTGTCGGCAACCAAATCCAAGCAGGAATCGTCATGGTTAACTGCCCATTCTCCGCTTTCCCTGGGACGCCATTTGGCGGTTACAAGCAATCGGGATTCGGACGTGAGCTTTGCATAGAAACATTGGATTTATATACGGAAACGAAGAGCTTTGTTTCCTACTATGGAAGCCGTCCGCTCAATCCTTTTGGCATCCAATAA
- the paaC gene encoding 1,2-phenylacetyl-CoA epoxidase subunit PaaC yields the protein MSNEETAAVKELLYQLADDDFIHSYRGSEWLGLAPHIEEDVAASSITQDTMGHAAMFYQLLEELDEGDANQLAHDRPASERKNAIILELENGPGHYMGEPAYDWAFAVVRNYFYTQAKMIKIQSLQSSSYQPLADIAVKVRMELYYHLLHWKTWFIQLMGSGHEEAMTRMKAAIEKTSSDIRGVFSYGGHHDSFVQEGLIEDEAVLLERWQQSVTPVLEGVGLGNVEAGLALGDGRKGIHTKDLETALDTLREVYAIDKAATW from the coding sequence ATGTCAAATGAGGAAACAGCTGCAGTGAAAGAACTGCTGTACCAATTAGCGGATGATGATTTCATCCATTCCTACCGAGGGTCCGAGTGGCTGGGCCTTGCCCCGCATATTGAAGAGGATGTAGCGGCATCTTCCATTACGCAGGACACGATGGGGCATGCAGCCATGTTCTATCAATTGCTTGAAGAGCTTGATGAAGGGGATGCCAACCAATTAGCCCATGACCGTCCGGCTTCCGAACGGAAAAATGCGATTATCCTTGAGCTTGAGAACGGCCCTGGCCATTATATGGGCGAACCAGCTTATGATTGGGCGTTTGCGGTCGTACGCAACTACTTCTATACACAGGCAAAGATGATCAAGATTCAGTCCCTGCAAAGCAGCTCCTATCAGCCGCTTGCCGATATTGCCGTCAAGGTGCGAATGGAGCTCTATTATCACCTGCTGCATTGGAAAACCTGGTTCATTCAACTGATGGGCTCTGGTCATGAGGAGGCTATGACAAGAATGAAAGCAGCGATAGAGAAGACATCCTCTGACATTAGAGGGGTGTTCTCCTATGGCGGGCATCATGATTCATTTGTTCAGGAAGGCTTAATTGAAGATGAAGCTGTTTTGCTCGAAAGGTGGCAGCAATCCGTTACGCCTGTATTGGAGGGCGTTGGACTTGGCAACGTGGAAGCGGGACTCGCATTGGGAGATGGCCGCAAAGGCATCCATACAAAGGATTTAGAGACAGCGCTTGATACCTTAAGGGAAGTTTATGCCATCGACAAAGCAGCCACCTGGTAA
- a CDS encoding thiolase family protein — protein MREVVIVDAVRTPIGRYKGQLKSVRPDDLGAIVIKALLERNPDIPPAAIEEVVFGNANQAGEDNRNVARMSALLAGLPVEVAGTTINRLCGSGLDAVIYGARAIAVGEGDIFIVGGTESMTRAPYVMAKPDKEFPRGSMELQDTTIGWRFTNQRLEEMYGAETMPKTAENVAERFGLSREEQDVFALESQTKAQKAIEGNRFADEIVPVEIQDRKGNKIVIDKDEHPRADTSIEKLGRLNPIFPGGTVTAGNASGVNDGASALLIMSAEKASELGVKPLAKYVTSATSGVEPSVMGIGPIYSTKKALKRAGLTVGDIDLVELNEAFASQSLECIRQLELNPDIVNVNGGAIALGHPLGASGARILTTLIHEMKKTDVQYGLATMCVGVGQGISVIVQKES, from the coding sequence ATGAGGGAAGTCGTAATTGTGGATGCTGTCCGTACACCCATTGGCCGTTATAAGGGCCAATTGAAAAGCGTGCGTCCCGATGATTTGGGGGCGATTGTCATCAAGGCATTGCTTGAGAGAAATCCGGACATTCCTCCTGCAGCTATCGAGGAAGTCGTATTCGGGAATGCCAATCAAGCCGGGGAGGACAACCGGAATGTTGCACGCATGTCTGCCTTGCTGGCGGGCCTGCCTGTAGAAGTAGCAGGAACAACCATCAATCGGCTATGCGGATCAGGTCTTGATGCGGTCATCTATGGAGCGAGAGCAATAGCCGTGGGAGAAGGCGACATATTCATTGTCGGCGGAACGGAAAGCATGACACGCGCTCCATATGTGATGGCGAAGCCGGATAAGGAATTCCCGCGTGGGTCCATGGAGCTGCAGGATACGACAATTGGATGGCGCTTCACGAATCAGAGGCTAGAGGAGATGTACGGGGCAGAAACGATGCCGAAGACAGCTGAAAACGTGGCTGAGCGCTTTGGGTTATCGCGTGAAGAACAAGACGTATTCGCGCTCGAAAGCCAAACCAAGGCACAAAAGGCTATTGAGGGGAACCGCTTTGCAGATGAAATCGTCCCTGTTGAAATACAAGACCGGAAAGGAAATAAAATCGTCATAGATAAAGATGAACATCCCCGAGCTGATACTTCAATTGAAAAGCTGGGCCGCTTGAATCCGATATTCCCTGGCGGCACGGTGACGGCAGGGAACGCATCCGGCGTCAATGACGGAGCATCAGCTCTCTTAATCATGAGTGCGGAGAAAGCGAGTGAGTTAGGCGTCAAACCACTCGCGAAATATGTGACAAGCGCGACATCAGGGGTAGAGCCGTCGGTGATGGGCATAGGACCGATTTATTCAACCAAAAAAGCGCTTAAGCGGGCGGGGCTGACAGTGGGAGATATCGATTTAGTTGAACTGAATGAAGCATTTGCATCCCAATCGCTTGAATGCATTCGTCAATTAGAGCTGAATCCGGATATCGTCAATGTGAACGGGGGAGCCATTGCGCTGGGTCATCCATTAGGTGCGAGCGGAGCACGGATCCTGACGACCTTAATTCATGAGATGAAGAAAACAGACGTCCAATACGGACTGGCGACTATGTGTGTTGGAGTTGGTCAAGGCATCTCAGTCATTGTCCAAAAGGAATCCTGA